From a single Plasmodium yoelii strain 17X genome assembly, chromosome: 9 genomic region:
- a CDS encoding fam-b protein: MRVAILKYVLFSIVICSFEYAKNELYLVNERNIYHERNITNFRNNRILADTDNQFDLNEFYQSILSLADQFNEYNVDDEKIIYLRNIINSHVKKHKENNTLPNLNNVNRKTKKLIDELRKELEEVKKELDNKRNDELPIQQIQDKRITKKDKNTYVLEQKDFKHLENYENILETEDGKIENEYNEITSNNNYKEPKTNRKFKKVKKKLFKMMITSSTFLAIILSSGLAIPFMLLITQDLFDGIKNWWEIYELNIKK; the protein is encoded by the exons ATGAGAGTcgctattttaaaatatgttcTTTTTTCAATTGTTATTTGCTCTTTTGAATATGCAAAAAAT GAATTATACCTTGTAAATGAGAGAAACATATATCATGAAAGgaatataacaaattttagAAATAATAGGATATTAGCAGATACAGATAACCAATTCGATTTAAATGAGTTTTATCAATCAATTTTGAGTCTTGCAGATCAATTTAATGAATACAATGTTGATgacgaaaaaataatatatcttcgaaatattataaattcacATGTAAAGAAGCATAAAGAGAATAATACATTACccaatttaaataatgtaaataGGAAAACTAAAAAGTTAATTGATGAACTTCGAAAAGAATTAGAAGAAGTAAAAAAAGAGCTTGATAATAAAAGGAATGATGAATTACCAATACAACAAATACAAGATAAAagaataacaaaaaaagataaaaatactTATGTATTAGAACAAAAAGACTTTAAACATttagaaaattatgaaaatattttggaGACTGAAGATGgtaaaattgaaaatgaatataatgaaattacatcaaataataattataaggaACCCAAAACTAATCGAAAgtttaaaaaagtaaaaaaaaaactatttaaGATGATGATAACGAGTTCAACTTTTTTGGCGATAATACTATCATCAGGGCTCGCAATTCCATTTATGCTTTTAATTACACAGGATTTATTTGACGGAATTAAGAACTGGTGGGAAATCTATGAAttaaacattaaaaaataa
- a CDS encoding PIR protein, with protein MAISKCGDFDTFWRFFPDGLKDSVNYNFNTVSFRKYCPNNNCDSDTNKINAGCLWLINNIFSTSDFSVDNNTLMDDATCIMIWLGYILSLKPLDKINTLNDFYSNHIEKNKMYTENKVNNQRTYIKEVMEGIKEYMDINISHMPKFYELLKLLCNMNNDIGKKSSSDMLKHANNFFNKYKELLNDDKNIKDSSYNKLLLVLSRYYTNFGKGSEYRNKTKDFPSLPTKKTAKNGSISDTKVTKTTELSSETGKQNIPTIIPISNTALSGSSLVNKIIIFLSIFGAIAILGGISYKYSLFGVRKRSQKQHLREKLKK; from the exons ATGGCGATTAGTAAA TGTGGAGATTTTGATACTTTTTGGAGGTTTTTTCCCGATGGATTAAAAGATTCtgtaaattataattttaatactgTATCATTTAGGAAATATTGTCCTAATAATAATTGTGACAGTGATACAAATAAGAttaatgctggatgtttatggTTAATTAATAACATTTTCAGCACATCTGATTTTTCAGTTGATAATAATACTCTTATGGATGATGCTACAtgtattatgatatggttaggTTATATATTAAGCCTAAAACCACTTGATAAAATCAACACATTAAACGATTTTTATTCTAAccatatagaaaaaaacaagATGTACACTGAGAATAAAGTTAATAATCAACGAACATATATTAAGGAAGTCATGGAAGGCATAAAGGAATATATGGATATTAATATTAGTCATATgcctaaattttatgaattacttaaattattatgtaatatgAATAATGATATAGGAAAAAAAAGTAGTAGCGATATGTTAAAACATgctaataatttttttaataaatataaagaactccttaatgatgataaaaatattaaagacAGTTCATACAATAAACTATTACTTGTTTTATCCAGGTATTATACTAATTTTGGAAAAGGTAGTGAATACCgtaataaaacaaaagattTTCCTTCATTACcaacaaaaaaaacagcTAAAAATGGCAGTATATCAGATACTAAAGTAACTAAAACAACTGAATTATCGAGTGAAACaggaaaacaaaatattcCAACGATAATCCCGATTTCTAATACTGCATTGTCAGGATCGTCACTagtaaacaaaataattatatttttatcgatatttggtgcaatagcaatTTTGGGGGGAATTTcctataag tattcgttatttggagtTCGGAAgcgatctcaaaaacaacacttgagagaaaagctaaaaaaataa